From the Lathyrus oleraceus cultivar Zhongwan6 chromosome 4, CAAS_Psat_ZW6_1.0, whole genome shotgun sequence genome, one window contains:
- the LOC127076499 gene encoding uncharacterized protein LOC127076499 isoform X2 translates to MMTAGDGVDESYRLLPSLYLTFLSIWFVSACSWTAYTYKTRHFQWNNLQWTLSLIPLIKALQLMLSFLFWYSCFNFQACSLWMSFGVYVTGVLFQTAAFVSFLLISHGYCIMCEHLSLNERRSTAALACVFYLTLVGYKASVPYFTVLLLLNYFISFYVIFHHISQNLLVLREQLSIIENEDVRAMYDAVYKKYIMFKKFQGAMQMVAMAETVIYMNIYDSSENYWLRLLIREWAQFCIFVYIGWIFRSQEMAPHFSVIPATKSKSQTLVPPIYSIEMDAATFKEFSSHEWHIGLPISTSHDERSKNEVLVIIQHPRAQRSRKLDPFSDTSDCFAVSDLNTSSSSCQTQQRQLAT, encoded by the exons ATGATGACCGCCGGCGACGGAGTGGACGAGTCTTATCGGTTACTTCCGTCTCTGTATTTGACTTTCTTGTCGATCTGGTTCGTCTCTGCTTGTTCATGGACCGCTTACACCTACAAAACCCGCCATTTTCAG TGGAATAATTTGCAGTGGACACTTAGTTTGATTCCGTTGATTAAAGCATTGCAGCTCATGCTATCTTTCCTCTTCTG GTATTCATGCTTCAATTTTCAGGCATGCTCTTTGTGGATGTCGTTTGGTGTATATGTAACCGGTGTGCTCTTCCAGACAGCTGCTTTTGTCTCCTTTTTGCTTATTTCTCATGGTTACTGTATAATGTGTGAGCACCTTTCTTTAAACGAACGCCGCTCAACTGCCGCACTAGCTTGTGTCTTTTACTTGACTCTAGTTGGTTACAAGGCTTCTGTTCCATACTTCACA GTGCTTCTGCTTCTAAATTATTTTATTTCATTCTATGTAATATTCCACCATATATCCCAAAACCTACTAGTGTTGCGAGAACAGTTGAGCATTATTGAAAATGAGGATGTTCGAGCAATGTATGATGCTGTGTATAAAAAGTACATAATGTTCAA GAAGTTTCAAGGTGCAATGCAGATGGTAGCTATGGCAGAAACTGTG ATATATATGAACATCTACGACTCCTCAGAGAATTACTGGCTTCGTCTATTGATCAGAGAATGGGCACAATTTTGCATCTTCGTGTACATTGG ATGGATTTTCAGATCACAAGAAATGGCACCACACTTCTCTGTTATACCAGCCACAAAGTCTAAAAGCCAGACTCTGGTGCCTCCCATCTACAGTATT GAAATGGATGCAGCAACATTTAAAGAATTTAGTAGTCATGAATGGCACATCGGGTTG CCAATTTCCACTTCTCATGATGAACGCTCCAAAAACGAAGTTCTGGTAATCATTCAGCATCCTCGAGCACAGAGATCAAGAAAGCTCGATCCATTTTCTGATACCAGTGACTGCTTTGCCGTGTCAGACCTCAACACAAGTTCATCTTCATGCCAAACACAACAAAGACAGCTAGCAACATGA
- the LOC127076499 gene encoding uncharacterized protein LOC127076499 isoform X1, producing the protein MDRLHLQNPPFSEQWNNLQWTLSLIPLIKALQLMLSFLFWYSCFNFQACSLWMSFGVYVTGVLFQTAAFVSFLLISHGYCIMCEHLSLNERRSTAALACVFYLTLVGYKASVPYFTVLLLLNYFISFYVIFHHISQNLLVLREQLSIIENEDVRAMYDAVYKKYIMFKKFQGAMQMVAMAETVIYMNIYDSSENYWLRLLIREWAQFCIFVYIGWIFRSQEMAPHFSVIPATKSKSQTLVPPIYSIEMDAATFKEFSSHEWHIGLPISTSHDERSKNEVLVIIQHPRAQRSRKLDPFSDTSDCFAVSDLNTSSSSCQTQQRQLAT; encoded by the exons ATGGACCGCTTACACCTACAAAACCCGCCATTTTCAG AGCAGTGGAATAATTTGCAGTGGACACTTAGTTTGATTCCGTTGATTAAAGCATTGCAGCTCATGCTATCTTTCCTCTTCTG GTATTCATGCTTCAATTTTCAGGCATGCTCTTTGTGGATGTCGTTTGGTGTATATGTAACCGGTGTGCTCTTCCAGACAGCTGCTTTTGTCTCCTTTTTGCTTATTTCTCATGGTTACTGTATAATGTGTGAGCACCTTTCTTTAAACGAACGCCGCTCAACTGCCGCACTAGCTTGTGTCTTTTACTTGACTCTAGTTGGTTACAAGGCTTCTGTTCCATACTTCACA GTGCTTCTGCTTCTAAATTATTTTATTTCATTCTATGTAATATTCCACCATATATCCCAAAACCTACTAGTGTTGCGAGAACAGTTGAGCATTATTGAAAATGAGGATGTTCGAGCAATGTATGATGCTGTGTATAAAAAGTACATAATGTTCAA GAAGTTTCAAGGTGCAATGCAGATGGTAGCTATGGCAGAAACTGTG ATATATATGAACATCTACGACTCCTCAGAGAATTACTGGCTTCGTCTATTGATCAGAGAATGGGCACAATTTTGCATCTTCGTGTACATTGG ATGGATTTTCAGATCACAAGAAATGGCACCACACTTCTCTGTTATACCAGCCACAAAGTCTAAAAGCCAGACTCTGGTGCCTCCCATCTACAGTATT GAAATGGATGCAGCAACATTTAAAGAATTTAGTAGTCATGAATGGCACATCGGGTTG CCAATTTCCACTTCTCATGATGAACGCTCCAAAAACGAAGTTCTGGTAATCATTCAGCATCCTCGAGCACAGAGATCAAGAAAGCTCGATCCATTTTCTGATACCAGTGACTGCTTTGCCGTGTCAGACCTCAACACAAGTTCATCTTCATGCCAAACACAACAAAGACAGCTAGCAACATGA